The Gemmatimonadaceae bacterium genome contains the following window.
CGCCCTGCAGATCGCCGATGGCGTAATGCAGCGCCAGACGCACCGCCGTCGGATACACGTCGTTGGTGCTCTGTGCCAGGTTCACGTGCTCGTTGGGATGCACGCGCGCGTAGTTGCCGCGCGGCTCGCCGAGCAGCTCGAGCGCGCGGTTCGCGATGACCTCGTTGGCGTTCATGTTGGTCGAGGTCCCCGCGCCGCCCTGGATCATGTCGACGCGGAAGTGCTCGTGGTGCGCGCCGGCCTCGATCTCATTGCAGGCGCGCACGATCGCATCACCCACCTCGGCATCGAGCGTGCCGAGGTCGACATTGGCGCGCGCGGCGGCCTCCTTCACCTGGGCGATGGCGATGATCAGCTCGGGGAAGAAGCGCAGCGTGACGCCGGTGATCGGGAAGTTCTCGATGGCGCGCAATGTCTGCACGCCGTAGAGCGCGCCCTCGGGCACCTCGCGCTCGCCGAGCAGGTCCTTTTCCTTGCGGGTGTGCGAGCTGGCGTCGATGACGCGGTCGCGGCCGGAGAGCGAGAGGTCGGCCTGCTTGAGCCGCGCGGCGATGACGCGGGCCGCGCGCGAGACCAGGGCGGCATAGAGGCGCGGCTGGTCCTTGAGCATCGGGCCCAGCACGTCCTTGGAGAATCGCAGGGCCTTCAGCGTGTGGATGACACGGCCCTCGGTGTGGTGCACATCCTCCTGCAGCAGCAGACTCTCGCCGACGATGTCGCCGTGGCTCAGGGTGGCGAATCGCGTGGGCACGGCCCCGAAAGGCGCCTCGATCGCGAGTTGCCCGTCGAGGATGACCCAGATGGCCTGACGCTCCTCGCCGGCACGGAAGAGCCGGTCCTCCGGCTGGTACTCCACCTCCTCGGCGGCGCGGCCAAGGTGCCAGAGAAGTTGGTCAGGGAGGTCCGCGAAGAACGGGATCTCGGCGAGGACGTTGTTGCTGCTCGAATTGAAGGGCATGATCTGCGGAAGTTAGCTCAGGCTCCCGGCGCGGCCGTGAGGCGCCGCACGAGGCGATACATGAACTCGAGGCCCTGGTAGAACGATTCCGTCTCGATCTTCTCGTTCATGCCGTGGGCGTTGGGATTGGAATAGAAGAGGCCGGAGATGCCGTACACGGGAATGCCGGCGCTGCGGAAGTACATCCCGTCGGTGGCGCCGGTGCTCATCGTGGGCACGACCGGGATGCCCGGGAAGATCTCCTGCGTGGTGGCTTCGAAGGCGCGCAGCAGGTCCGGCGAGAGCGGCGACGAGGGCGAATCGCGGTCGGCGCGGTTGGTGGTGATGTGGACGCTGGTGTCATTGACGGCGGCGACGAGCCGGGCACGCACGTCCTCGACCTTCTCGTCCGGCAGGATGCGGCAGTTCACGTTCGCCGTGGCGCGCTGCGGGAGTGCGTTCGAGGCGTGGCCGCCCTCGAGCAACGTGGCCACGCAGGTGGTACGCATGCGCGAGTTGTTGGAGAAGTCGCGGGCGATGATGGCGGCGGCCGCGGCATCGGCGTTGTTGGCGACGATGCGCCGCATGGCGGCGCCGGTCTCGCCGCCGAGGATGTCGGCCTGGCGCGAGAAGTACATCCGCGTGGTCTCGTTGAGCTTCACGGGCTGCTGCAGCTGGCCGATCTTGGTCAGCGCGGCGGAGAGCGCATAGATGGCGTTGTCGGGCCGCGGCACGGAGCTGTGGCCGCCCGGGTTGGTGGCCTCGACCTTGAAGTTCGCCACGTACTTCTCGGCGGACTGGACGTCATTGGAGACGCGCTTGTCGTCGACCATGCGTCCGCCGCCGCCCTCGTTGAGGACGTATGCGGCATCCACGAGCTCACGATGGTTCTGCAGCAGCCAGCGTACACCGTTCTCCGGCCCGCCCTCCTCGTCCGCCGTCAGCGCGACGATGATGTCGCGGTCGGGGACGAAGCCCTCGGCCTTCATCCGCAGAAGGATGGTGAGGTGGATGGCGCCCTCGTCCTTGTCGTCGGCGACGCCGCGGCCGTAGAAGTTGCCGTCGCGTTCGATGAACTCGAAGGGCGGGAGGGTCCAGTCCTCGGGGTTGGCCTCGACGACGTCGATGTGGCTGAGGAGCAGGATGGGACGCTGCGCACGATTCCGGCCCCTGTAGCGGACGACGAGGTTGCCTTTGCGGGGGGCGTTCTCGAGGACGTGGATGTCGGATGCGGGGAAGCCGGCGGCTCGCATGTGCTTCGCCATGGCTTCGGCGGCTTCCACGGTGTTGCCGTTCGAATGCGTGGTGTTGATCTCGATCAGTTCCTTCAGCAATGACCGCGCTTGTTCCTCCCATCGCGTCAGCTGGCGTTGGGCGATGAGGGATGCGGGGAACAGTGCTAGGGCGGATGCGAGGGCGAGGATGCGGAGCATTGTCTCGGTTTGGTTTGGGTCTCGATGAAGATGCGGGAGGCGGGATGCGAACGGCAATGCGGGGTCGAACTACGCAGAGGGCAGCGGGAACGGGATGCGGGATGATGCGGGGCTCGGGACCTGATGCGGGGGAGGATTCGGGGGTGGATGCGGGG
Protein-coding sequences here:
- a CDS encoding aspartate ammonia-lyase, with amino-acid sequence MPFNSSSNNVLAEIPFFADLPDQLLWHLGRAAEEVEYQPEDRLFRAGEERQAIWVILDGQLAIEAPFGAVPTRFATLSHGDIVGESLLLQEDVHHTEGRVIHTLKALRFSKDVLGPMLKDQPRLYAALVSRAARVIAARLKQADLSLSGRDRVIDASSHTRKEKDLLGEREVPEGALYGVQTLRAIENFPITGVTLRFFPELIIAIAQVKEAAARANVDLGTLDAEVGDAIVRACNEIEAGAHHEHFRVDMIQGGAGTSTNMNANEVIANRALELLGEPRGNYARVHPNEHVNLAQSTNDVYPTAVRLALHYAIGDLQGAMRALVAAFRAKGQEFAPHIKMGRTQLQDAVPMTLGQEFTAFANTIAEDVDRLEEAKALIREINMGATAIGTRITAPEGYAEKVRAHLSQVTGLQLVTAPDLVEATSDTGAFVQLSGVLKRCAVKLSKVCNDLRLLSSGPRAGLAEIRLPAMQPGSSIMPGKVNPVIPEAVNQVCFDVIGGDVTVTLAAEAGQLQLNVFEPIIAFRLLRNISAMTNACRVLREKCVDGIEANPQVMRDFVERSIGLVTALLPTLGYEKCTALAKEALETGRGVAELALEKKLMTRKQLDAVLDPSAMTGR
- a CDS encoding M20/M25/M40 family metallo-hydrolase; the encoded protein is MLRILALASALALFPASLIAQRQLTRWEEQARSLLKELIEINTTHSNGNTVEAAEAMAKHMRAAGFPASDIHVLENAPRKGNLVVRYRGRNRAQRPILLLSHIDVVEANPEDWTLPPFEFIERDGNFYGRGVADDKDEGAIHLTILLRMKAEGFVPDRDIIVALTADEEGGPENGVRWLLQNHRELVDAAYVLNEGGGGRMVDDKRVSNDVQSAEKYVANFKVEATNPGGHSSVPRPDNAIYALSAALTKIGQLQQPVKLNETTRMYFSRQADILGGETGAAMRRIVANNADAAAAAIIARDFSNNSRMRTTCVATLLEGGHASNALPQRATANVNCRILPDEKVEDVRARLVAAVNDTSVHITTNRADRDSPSSPLSPDLLRAFEATTQEIFPGIPVVPTMSTGATDGMYFRSAGIPVYGISGLFYSNPNAHGMNEKIETESFYQGLEFMYRLVRRLTAAPGA